The Vicinamibacterales bacterium genome includes a region encoding these proteins:
- a CDS encoding sulfatase-like hydrolase/transferase, translated as MVRRRGKSHSVSETAGSGVASQRSAASQPPARRPPWIVLAAIVVALAVVGGGWWWTTSRPARSTSGLDLGRVTSGARVSDLNLLVITLDTTRADRLGAYGFKNIETPTLDRLAREGVLFEQTMATAPLTLPAHCSIFTSKFPPEHGVRDNGGFFLSPNQLTLATFLKRKGLTTGAVVGAYVLDGKWGLNQGFDAYVDDFDLSKLSGFALGDVQRVGSEVVDRALPWLEKVKGQRFFAWLHFYDPHTPYEAPEPFRSRYADHPYSGEIAYMDSQIGRVVEFLETRGLLDRTIIAVMGDHGEGINQHKEGTHGFFIYESTMRVPFIIRAPFDRLRGRRVADPVRSVDLFPTVLDLMGLPSPKGIAGVSLTPLMNGSRTTLDLEGYAEALYPLHHFGWSELRAWRAGRYKAIDAPRPELYDLERDPHETTNLYAERRTMADGMIARLREKEKDTPSAESASKPTPEVDPEARARLAALGYVGSFVATVTGPKSDRADPKDKIELFNLMTDAREVAKDEKSFERVVAMYRKVVADDPNVIDAWFNLGNVYYRNGKHEEAISYFKRALELKPDYDLPVINMANAYRRMGKDDAALAGYEHYLTIDPKNAHVRYQVGEIYLDKGDETRAEQNFKQALEIDPKEASALNALGVIAFTHGDLATAEREARAALDIKKDVRLAHYNLALIAEERHDLAAAETEYRKELELHPNAYKAAFNLGRLYERVGKPVEQIASLKQAVDQNPRFGEGWVFLAKAYLDTGTNFKEAIDLAKRGIDLQPRADIAALGHYVLADLYNRVSRPQDAAREVGLGRAIDGRGRSSPAR; from the coding sequence ATGGTCAGGCGTCGAGGCAAGTCGCACAGCGTATCGGAGACAGCGGGCTCGGGCGTCGCCAGCCAGCGATCTGCGGCCAGTCAGCCGCCCGCTCGTCGGCCGCCGTGGATCGTCCTCGCCGCAATCGTCGTGGCCCTCGCCGTCGTTGGTGGCGGCTGGTGGTGGACGACCTCACGCCCGGCGCGCAGTACCAGCGGACTCGACCTGGGACGCGTGACTTCCGGCGCGAGGGTCAGCGACCTCAATCTCCTCGTCATCACGCTCGACACGACCAGGGCCGACCGCCTCGGCGCCTATGGCTTCAAGAACATCGAGACGCCAACCCTCGATCGCCTGGCGCGAGAGGGCGTGCTGTTCGAACAGACGATGGCGACGGCACCCCTGACGTTGCCGGCCCACTGCAGCATCTTCACGTCGAAGTTTCCGCCCGAGCACGGAGTACGTGACAACGGCGGCTTCTTCCTCTCGCCCAACCAACTCACGCTCGCCACCTTCCTGAAGCGGAAAGGCCTCACGACCGGAGCAGTCGTCGGCGCGTACGTGCTCGACGGCAAGTGGGGGCTGAACCAGGGCTTCGACGCCTACGTGGACGACTTCGACCTCTCGAAGCTGTCGGGCTTCGCGCTCGGCGACGTGCAGCGAGTGGGGAGCGAGGTCGTGGACCGCGCGCTGCCCTGGCTGGAGAAGGTGAAGGGGCAGCGGTTCTTCGCGTGGCTGCACTTCTACGACCCGCACACCCCGTACGAAGCGCCCGAGCCCTTCAGATCACGCTACGCCGACCATCCGTACTCCGGCGAGATCGCCTACATGGATTCGCAGATCGGGCGCGTCGTCGAATTCCTGGAGACGCGCGGGCTGCTGGATCGCACCATCATCGCCGTCATGGGCGACCACGGCGAGGGCATCAATCAACACAAGGAGGGCACGCACGGATTCTTCATCTACGAGAGCACGATGCGCGTGCCGTTCATCATCCGCGCGCCGTTCGATCGGCTCCGCGGACGTCGGGTGGCAGATCCGGTGCGGTCGGTGGACCTCTTCCCCACCGTCCTCGACCTGATGGGTCTGCCCTCGCCCAAAGGGATCGCCGGCGTCAGCCTCACCCCGCTCATGAACGGAAGCCGGACGACGCTCGACCTCGAGGGCTACGCTGAGGCGCTCTACCCCCTCCATCACTTCGGGTGGAGCGAACTCAGGGCGTGGCGGGCTGGACGGTACAAGGCGATCGACGCTCCGCGTCCCGAACTCTACGACCTCGAGCGCGATCCGCACGAAACGACCAACCTGTACGCCGAGCGGCGTACGATGGCGGACGGCATGATTGCGCGGCTGCGCGAGAAGGAGAAAGACACGCCGAGCGCCGAGTCCGCATCGAAGCCAACGCCGGAAGTCGATCCGGAGGCCCGCGCCCGGCTGGCGGCCCTTGGCTACGTCGGGTCGTTCGTGGCCACGGTCACCGGACCGAAGAGCGATCGCGCCGATCCGAAGGACAAGATCGAGCTGTTCAACCTGATGACCGACGCGCGCGAGGTCGCCAAGGACGAGAAGTCCTTCGAGCGAGTCGTCGCGATGTACCGCAAGGTCGTCGCCGACGACCCGAACGTGATCGACGCGTGGTTCAACCTGGGGAACGTCTACTACCGCAATGGGAAGCACGAGGAGGCGATCTCGTACTTCAAGCGGGCGCTCGAACTGAAGCCCGACTACGACCTGCCCGTCATCAACATGGCCAACGCCTACCGGCGCATGGGCAAGGATGATGCGGCGCTCGCGGGCTACGAGCACTATCTGACGATCGATCCGAAGAACGCGCACGTGCGCTACCAGGTGGGCGAGATCTACCTCGACAAGGGCGATGAAACGCGCGCCGAACAGAACTTCAAGCAGGCGCTCGAGATTGATCCCAAAGAAGCCTCGGCCCTGAACGCGCTTGGCGTCATCGCGTTCACGCATGGCGACCTGGCCACCGCGGAACGTGAAGCGCGCGCCGCGCTCGACATCAAGAAGGACGTGCGGCTCGCGCACTACAACCTGGCGCTCATCGCGGAGGAGCGCCACGACCTGGCGGCCGCTGAAACCGAGTACCGCAAGGAGCTCGAGCTGCATCCGAACGCGTACAAAGCCGCGTTCAACCTCGGCCGCCTGTACGAGCGCGTCGGCAAACCCGTCGAGCAGATCGCGTCGCTCAAGCAGGCCGTGGATCAGAACCCCCGGTTCGGCGAGGGCTGGGTCTTCCTGGCCAAGGCGTATCTCGACACCGGGACGAACTTCAAGGAGGCGATCGACCTCGCAAAGCGGGGGATCGACCTCCAGCCGCGCGCCGACATCGCCGCGCTCGGACACTACGTGCTGGCCGATCTCTACAACCGGGTCAGCCGCCCGCAGGACGCCGCCCGCGAGGTGGGCCTTGGCCGCGCCATCGACGGTCGTGGCCGTTCGTCGCCGGCACGCTGA
- a CDS encoding formate dehydrogenase accessory protein FdhE: MPDIRPRTLRAEPREVLELKQLKARQPELADAVDLQLALLDLQRRVQGRVPMSWVEAAPDWLKQQHEAGRPLLRFEDIPLDWTDFRLVFRQTADVLRRFDAIETADYHAIQSMSRDGHALEPLVVRWFNRAAAPDLVAEDPTPRAPASQEALDQVLALAMRPFLERCADIIQQRADFSTWTHANCPLCGGEPEFAVIVTGGDRLLICGRCAGRWCFDAGVCPFCRNDDRGLLPSFSSRDGLYRLYACDVCKRYVKAYDARQGGRPVMVAVDSIATLPLDAAAIQKGYLG; this comes from the coding sequence GTGCCCGACATTCGTCCTCGCACTCTCCGTGCAGAACCTCGCGAAGTCCTCGAACTGAAGCAACTGAAGGCGCGGCAGCCGGAACTCGCCGATGCCGTGGACCTGCAGCTCGCGCTCCTCGACCTGCAACGCCGCGTCCAGGGCAGGGTGCCGATGTCCTGGGTGGAGGCGGCGCCAGACTGGCTCAAGCAGCAGCACGAGGCGGGCCGTCCCCTGCTCCGCTTCGAGGACATCCCCCTCGACTGGACCGACTTCAGGCTCGTCTTCCGGCAGACCGCCGACGTCCTGCGGCGCTTCGACGCGATCGAGACGGCCGACTACCACGCCATCCAGTCGATGTCACGCGACGGCCACGCCCTCGAACCGCTCGTCGTTCGGTGGTTCAACCGGGCCGCCGCCCCGGACCTCGTTGCCGAGGATCCGACGCCACGAGCGCCGGCGTCGCAGGAGGCACTCGACCAGGTGCTCGCGCTGGCGATGCGGCCGTTCCTCGAACGCTGTGCGGACATCATCCAGCAGCGCGCTGACTTCAGCACCTGGACGCACGCGAACTGCCCGCTCTGTGGCGGCGAACCGGAGTTCGCCGTGATCGTGACGGGCGGCGATCGCCTCCTCATCTGCGGGCGGTGCGCGGGACGCTGGTGCTTCGACGCGGGCGTGTGCCCGTTCTGCCGGAACGACGACCGCGGCCTCCTGCCGTCGTTCAGCAGCCGTGACGGCCTCTACCGCCTGTATGCGTGCGATGTCTGCAAGCGGTATGTCAAGGCGTATGACGCCCGGCAGGGTGGGCGCCCGGTCATGGTGGCGGTGGATTCGATTGCGACGCTGCCGCTCGACGCGGCCGCCATCCAGAAGGGGTATCTCGGGTAG
- a CDS encoding serine hydrolase has protein sequence MTLSYGRTGGATLAGVVCLSVALLASSVVPASPAPHRSRHSVSKAVSTKHPAAYSPQASKARNAKLSRARVAARVRMVRDTPIPRYKTDASGALVPDVHAAAAIIYNPETHQVLWEENSQDKRSIASITKVMTAVVFVESDPDMSQVVTVERSDAFAASTTHLRAGYQISVHDLLHLLLISSDNAAARALARISPWGPAGFVARMNEKAGELGLQSTTYADPSGLDSSNMSSAYDMARLIAYAASDERISEIMRKPEYTLTLGRRPITVHSTNQLLTRSEMEGSVVGGKTGFIARSGYCLATLLRVPQLNQQVAVVVLGARSNAGRFNETRNLWGWLSSKTHDMFGKKETPQE, from the coding sequence ATGACATTGAGTTACGGACGCACCGGCGGCGCGACACTCGCAGGAGTCGTGTGCCTGTCGGTCGCGCTGTTGGCCAGTTCCGTCGTTCCCGCGTCGCCAGCGCCGCATCGCTCGCGGCACTCCGTATCCAAGGCCGTTTCGACGAAGCACCCGGCGGCGTACTCCCCGCAGGCGTCGAAGGCCCGGAACGCCAAGCTGTCCCGCGCACGGGTCGCGGCGCGGGTCCGGATGGTCCGCGACACGCCCATCCCTCGCTACAAGACCGACGCCTCGGGCGCGCTCGTGCCGGACGTCCACGCCGCGGCGGCGATCATCTACAACCCCGAGACTCACCAGGTCCTCTGGGAAGAGAACTCGCAGGACAAGCGGTCGATCGCCAGCATCACCAAGGTCATGACGGCGGTGGTCTTCGTCGAGAGCGATCCCGACATGTCGCAGGTCGTGACGGTGGAGCGCAGCGATGCCTTCGCGGCGTCGACGACGCACCTGCGCGCGGGGTATCAGATATCGGTGCACGACCTGCTGCACCTGCTGCTCATTTCCTCCGACAACGCGGCAGCGCGCGCGCTCGCCCGGATCTCGCCGTGGGGACCGGCCGGCTTCGTGGCGCGCATGAACGAGAAGGCCGGGGAACTCGGCCTGCAGAGCACGACCTACGCGGATCCGTCCGGCCTCGACTCGTCGAACATGTCGTCGGCCTACGACATGGCGCGGCTGATCGCGTATGCGGCCAGCGACGAGCGCATCTCGGAGATCATGCGGAAGCCGGAGTACACGCTGACGCTCGGCCGGCGGCCCATCACCGTCCACAGCACGAATCAGCTGCTGACGCGGAGCGAGATGGAAGGCTCGGTCGTCGGCGGCAAGACCGGCTTCATCGCGCGGTCCGGCTACTGCCTCGCGACGCTGCTCAGGGTGCCGCAGCTGAACCAGCAGGTCGCGGTCGTCGTGCTTGGCGCCAGGTCGAATGCGGGCCGATTCAACGAGACCAGGAACCTGTGGGGCTGGCTCTCATCGAAGACCCATGACATGTTCGGGAAGAAGGAAACGCCGCAGGAATAG
- a CDS encoding glutaredoxin family protein, with product MLDSRLSVLDTQFWLLAPGSWHRMASHRIVLFSASECRFCGLARAMLEAWGEPFTERTVDEDPNAMRELLFHALEARVPAILVDDQMLVGFDAERLEEMLREPVVDPEIEDDSWVDQLLRDSERLPEDWPDE from the coding sequence ATGCTCGATTCTCGGCTCTCGGTTCTCGATACTCAATTCTGGCTCCTGGCTCCTGGCTCCTGGCACCGTATGGCCTCCCACCGCATCGTCCTGTTCTCGGCGAGTGAGTGCCGGTTCTGTGGTCTCGCCCGTGCCATGCTCGAGGCGTGGGGCGAGCCGTTCACCGAGCGCACGGTGGACGAGGATCCGAACGCGATGCGCGAGTTGCTGTTCCACGCACTCGAAGCTCGTGTGCCGGCCATTCTCGTGGACGATCAGATGCTGGTGGGCTTCGATGCCGAGCGACTGGAGGAGATGCTCCGTGAACCGGTCGTCGATCCGGAGATAGAGGACGACTCCTGGGTGGATCAGCTCCTTCGCGACTCCGAGCGCCTCCCGGAAGATTGGCCGGACGAGTAG
- a CDS encoding M20/M25/M40 family metallo-hydrolase → MMRRCAGMVVWCVLAAGSAGGQGPTTLPVEKLLQDPAMSVARTYVREHEARVIEDQVELTEIPAPGFKEGERAAAVKQRFEALGLKNVRSDRVGNVIGERPGLGAHPNVVLAAHLDTVFPEGTDVRVRREGAILRAPGIGDDGRGLGVLLGVIRALDAGHVRTPGTITFVANVGEEGLSDLRGVRELFGKTMRGQVDAFVSIDGTEHGITNVGVGSHRYRITFHGPGGHSFGAFGLVNPIHALGRTIAKIADIQVPREPKVTFNVGRIGGGTSVNSIASEAWFEMDMRSSDAAALASVDASFQKAIDQACREEEERWNNGRLTVDRTLVGDRPAGSTAVTAPIARAAAAVNTALGLPVGFGEGSTDANIPMSLGIPAITVGGGGRGVGAHSPTEAFDTTDSWKGTERVLLLVVALAR, encoded by the coding sequence ATGATGCGTCGATGTGCGGGGATGGTGGTTTGGTGCGTGCTGGCGGCGGGCAGCGCGGGGGGGCAGGGGCCGACGACCCTGCCGGTCGAGAAGCTCCTCCAGGATCCAGCAATGAGCGTGGCGCGGACCTACGTGCGCGAGCACGAGGCGCGCGTGATCGAAGATCAAGTCGAGTTGACGGAGATTCCGGCGCCAGGTTTCAAGGAAGGGGAGCGGGCGGCAGCGGTCAAGCAGCGTTTCGAAGCACTCGGCCTGAAGAACGTGCGGTCCGACCGGGTCGGCAACGTGATCGGTGAGCGGCCCGGGCTCGGCGCGCACCCGAACGTGGTGTTGGCCGCGCACCTCGACACGGTGTTCCCGGAAGGCACCGACGTTCGTGTCAGGCGCGAAGGCGCGATCCTGCGGGCGCCCGGGATTGGCGATGATGGGCGCGGCCTTGGCGTGCTCCTGGGTGTCATCCGAGCACTCGACGCGGGCCACGTCCGGACGCCCGGTACGATTACCTTCGTCGCCAACGTGGGGGAGGAAGGCCTGAGCGATCTGCGGGGCGTGCGCGAGTTGTTCGGCAAGACCATGCGGGGGCAGGTTGACGCCTTCGTGTCGATCGACGGAACGGAGCACGGAATCACCAACGTCGGCGTGGGCAGCCATCGGTACCGCATCACGTTTCATGGTCCCGGCGGCCACAGTTTCGGTGCGTTCGGCCTCGTGAATCCAATCCACGCGCTCGGCCGGACGATCGCGAAAATCGCGGACATCCAGGTCCCGCGCGAGCCCAAGGTGACGTTCAACGTCGGGCGGATCGGCGGCGGGACGTCGGTCAATTCGATTGCCTCCGAGGCCTGGTTCGAGATGGACATGCGTTCGTCCGACGCCGCGGCGCTCGCCTCGGTGGACGCGAGCTTCCAGAAGGCGATCGACCAGGCGTGCCGCGAGGAAGAGGAGCGATGGAACAACGGGCGGCTCACGGTGGACCGCACGCTCGTCGGCGACAGGCCGGCCGGCAGTACGGCCGTCACCGCGCCGATTGCGCGGGCCGCCGCGGCCGTCAACACCGCGCTCGGCCTTCCGGTGGGGTTTGGGGAGGGCTCGACGGACGCGAACATTCCGATGAGCCTGGGCATTCCCGCGATCACGGTGGGTGGCGGCGGCCGCGGCGTTGGCGCGCACTCGCCGACCGAGGCATTTGATACGACGGATTCCTGGAAGGGCACAGAGCGGGTCTTGTTGCTCGTCGTCGCGCTGGCCCGGTGA
- a CDS encoding TonB-dependent receptor, translating to MNNVSRMMLCLAATFMVVIAGAQPGYGQNVTTGTMAGVVMDAQKGVLPGATVVAIHTPTGTTYEAVTANDGHFSFINIRVGGPYTVSVVMPGFRKQEQTAIMVGLGEERKVDFTLGLESVQETVNVVAEALVIDPARAGTAANVSAEAIQNLPTVNRSMYDYARTSPHFVINPVGTDASSISVAGRNDRYNNIQIDGAVNNDVFGLSSSGTPGGTTSTEPISLDAIQELQLVVSAYDVRQGGFSGGSVNAITKSGTNNIKGTVYYFGRNQNLVGVGPNDRKFGTFSNKTFGASVGGPIAKSKLFYFANFELGRKSTPAGASIAGSGVNFGRTAEVDRFLSILTNKYGYNPGNKDEFTRTTNNNKVFIRGDMNISSKHQLTVRNNYVQGLNDIGSPNISSYIFPDSFYRMNSKTNSSVGQLNSNFGTIFNEFRVAYTRVRDFRDNPNAPKPFPTVKATLSDNSSVTAGTEQYSAANQLDQDITELTDDVTIVKGKHTFTVGSHNEFYKFRNLYLGNNYGYYQFSSLNNLEAGLAQSFDLSYGTFDPAFAARFGIRQFGFYAGDQFRVRNNFSLSYGIRFDTPSFPDHPTNNPASEQYFGYRTDTVPVDRIWSPRVGFNWQVSQTRREQVRGGIGIFSGRTPYVWLSNQYGNTGIEVTRPRVSFSTSNKIAFVADALNQPKNVGGAQTNEIDMVDPNYKYPRLFRGNIAYDRELGFGGLVGTAEFIYSRNVQDIKYQNLNFVNSGTTRPDGRMVMKRNISTLSDAIFLTNSDQGSTWSLAFKVDKPWKNNWMASASYLYNRADSIMDGTSSQAASNWGYNLVAGNPNDPPLRTSNFDVRHRINLSLSYQLKIPHVPTTLSMFYNGQSGRPYAMIFYYDVNGDGRTSNDLMYIPNNVSEVVVTKGTADQLASFLAADPCVNTYAGSIMPRNGCRQPWTNQVDFKVSAKVPLGKRSVELDLSVINFLNMFNKDWGKVQYRSNNQNSDISYGGIDAATGKMIYNVSYLNPTSGSWAQWYTDDFRSRWQAQFGARFRF from the coding sequence ATGAATAACGTATCAAGAATGATGCTGTGCCTGGCAGCCACCTTCATGGTGGTCATCGCCGGCGCCCAGCCTGGCTACGGCCAGAACGTCACGACCGGCACGATGGCCGGCGTCGTCATGGACGCGCAGAAAGGCGTCCTGCCCGGCGCCACCGTGGTCGCCATCCACACGCCGACCGGCACGACCTACGAAGCAGTCACCGCGAATGACGGCCACTTCTCGTTCATCAACATCAGGGTCGGCGGACCGTACACCGTGTCGGTCGTCATGCCGGGATTCAGGAAGCAGGAACAGACGGCCATCATGGTCGGCCTTGGCGAGGAGCGCAAGGTTGACTTCACGCTCGGGCTCGAATCCGTGCAGGAGACGGTCAACGTCGTCGCCGAAGCGCTCGTGATCGACCCGGCGCGCGCCGGCACGGCCGCGAACGTCTCGGCAGAAGCGATCCAGAACCTGCCCACGGTGAACCGCAGCATGTACGACTATGCGCGCACCTCCCCGCACTTCGTGATCAATCCCGTGGGGACCGACGCGTCGTCGATCTCGGTGGCAGGCCGCAACGACCGCTACAACAACATCCAGATTGATGGCGCCGTCAATAACGACGTCTTCGGTCTGTCGAGCAGCGGCACGCCGGGCGGAACGACCAGCACCGAGCCGATCAGCCTCGACGCCATCCAGGAACTGCAGTTGGTCGTTTCGGCGTATGACGTGCGCCAGGGCGGCTTCTCCGGTGGCAGCGTGAACGCGATCACCAAGAGCGGCACGAACAACATCAAGGGCACCGTCTACTACTTCGGCCGCAACCAGAACCTGGTGGGAGTCGGCCCGAACGACAGGAAGTTCGGGACGTTCAGCAACAAGACCTTCGGCGCGAGCGTCGGCGGCCCGATCGCGAAGAGCAAGCTCTTCTACTTCGCGAACTTCGAGCTCGGCCGCAAGAGCACACCGGCCGGTGCGTCGATTGCCGGCTCGGGCGTGAACTTCGGCCGCACCGCCGAGGTCGACCGGTTCCTGAGCATCCTCACCAACAAGTACGGCTACAACCCGGGCAACAAGGACGAGTTCACCCGCACCACGAACAACAACAAGGTGTTCATCCGCGGCGACATGAACATCTCGTCGAAGCACCAACTGACGGTCCGGAACAACTACGTCCAGGGGCTGAACGACATCGGGTCGCCCAACATCAGTTCCTACATCTTCCCGGATTCGTTCTACCGGATGAACAGCAAGACGAACTCGAGCGTCGGCCAGTTGAACAGCAACTTCGGGACGATCTTCAACGAGTTCCGCGTGGCGTACACGCGGGTTCGCGACTTCCGCGACAATCCGAACGCGCCCAAGCCGTTCCCGACGGTGAAGGCCACCCTGTCGGACAACAGCAGCGTGACCGCCGGCACCGAGCAGTATTCGGCGGCCAACCAGCTCGATCAGGACATCACGGAACTGACCGACGACGTGACGATCGTGAAGGGCAAGCACACCTTCACGGTGGGCTCGCACAACGAGTTCTACAAGTTCCGCAACCTGTATCTGGGGAACAACTACGGCTACTACCAGTTCAGCAGCCTGAACAACCTCGAGGCGGGGCTCGCCCAGAGCTTCGATCTGTCCTACGGCACGTTCGACCCGGCGTTCGCGGCGCGCTTCGGCATCCGCCAGTTCGGGTTCTACGCCGGCGACCAGTTCCGCGTCCGCAACAACTTCTCGCTGTCCTACGGCATCCGGTTCGACACGCCGTCGTTCCCGGACCACCCGACCAACAACCCGGCCTCCGAGCAGTACTTCGGATACAGGACCGACACCGTGCCCGTGGATCGGATCTGGTCGCCCCGCGTCGGCTTCAACTGGCAGGTCAGCCAGACGCGTCGCGAACAGGTACGCGGCGGGATCGGCATCTTCTCCGGCCGCACGCCGTACGTCTGGCTGTCGAACCAGTACGGCAACACCGGCATCGAGGTCACCCGTCCGCGCGTCTCTTTCAGCACCAGCAACAAGATCGCCTTCGTGGCGGACGCGCTGAACCAGCCGAAGAACGTCGGCGGCGCGCAGACCAATGAGATCGACATGGTCGATCCGAACTACAAGTACCCGAGACTGTTCCGCGGCAACATCGCCTACGATCGCGAACTGGGCTTCGGCGGCCTGGTGGGCACAGCCGAGTTCATCTATTCGCGGAACGTGCAGGACATCAAGTACCAGAACCTGAACTTCGTGAACAGCGGCACGACCCGGCCGGACGGCCGCATGGTGATGAAGCGCAACATCTCGACGCTGAGCGACGCGATCTTCCTCACCAACTCGGACCAGGGCAGCACGTGGAGCCTCGCGTTCAAGGTGGACAAGCCCTGGAAGAACAACTGGATGGCGTCGGCGTCGTACCTCTACAACCGCGCAGATTCGATCATGGACGGCACGTCGAGCCAGGCAGCCTCCAACTGGGGCTACAACCTGGTCGCCGGCAACCCGAACGACCCGCCACTCAGGACCTCCAACTTCGACGTCAGGCACCGGATCAACTTGAGCCTGTCATACCAGCTCAAGATTCCGCATGTTCCGACGACGCTGTCGATGTTCTACAACGGGCAGTCCGGCCGGCCGTACGCCATGATCTTCTACTACGACGTCAACGGCGACGGCCGCACGTCCAACGACCTGATGTACATCCCGAACAACGTCAGCGAGGTCGTCGTCACCAAGGGCACGGCCGACCAACTGGCGTCGTTCCTCGCCGCCGACCCGTGCGTCAACACCTACGCGGGCTCGATCATGCCGCGTAACGGCTGCCGCCAGCCGTGGACGAACCAGGTGGACTTCAAGGTCTCCGCAAAGGTCCCGCTCGGCAAGCGGAGCGTCGAGCTCGACCTGTCGGTCATCAACTTCCTCAACATGTTCAACAAGGATTGGGGAAAGGTCCAGTACCGCAGCAACAACCAGAATTCCGACATCAGCTACGGCGGCATCGACGCCGCGACGGGCAAGATGATCTACAACGTCAGCTACCTGAACCCGACGAGCGGATCGTGGGCGCAGTGGTACACCGATGACTTCCGGTCGCGGTGGCAGGCCCAGTTCGGGGCGCGGTTCCGGTTCTAG